From Selenomonas ruminantium AC2024, a single genomic window includes:
- a CDS encoding TorD/DmsD family molecular chaperone, with amino-acid sequence MEDVRKWRQKAAIYRLLAKFYAGDLSAGQEAAVRIGALLGISPLVPPVDDEGRHDFNRLFVGPQKLLAPPLESYYRNEEHLPMQEETMAVRAAYGEAGLELIAQNKIPDDHAQFEFYFLSCLLEAVCRYQGEALARQAAEAYRRFLQEHLLLWVFAHLRAVDKGCSSTYCREVAGAIYHFMRWEKEAVSHEV; translated from the coding sequence ATGGAAGATGTGAGGAAGTGGCGGCAGAAGGCGGCTATATACCGGCTTTTGGCGAAGTTTTATGCCGGGGATTTGTCGGCGGGGCAGGAAGCGGCCGTGCGGATTGGCGCTTTGCTGGGTATCAGCCCGTTGGTGCCGCCGGTGGATGATGAGGGCCGGCATGATTTTAACCGGCTGTTTGTGGGGCCGCAGAAGCTATTGGCACCGCCCTTGGAGTCCTATTACCGCAATGAGGAGCATCTGCCCATGCAGGAAGAAACTATGGCGGTGCGAGCGGCTTATGGGGAGGCTGGGCTGGAACTTATCGCGCAGAATAAAATCCCCGATGACCATGCCCAGTTTGAGTTTTATTTTTTGAGCTGTTTGTTGGAAGCGGTGTGCCGCTATCAGGGCGAGGCACTGGCGCGGCAGGCGGCGGAAGCGTATCGGCGTTTTTTGCAGGAGCATCTGCTGCTCTGGGTCTTTGCGCATCTGCGGGCGGTGGATAAGGGCTGTTCTTCCACGTATTGCCGGGAAGTGGCCGGTGCCATATATCATTTTATGCGGTGGGAAAAGGAGGCTGTAAGCCATGAAGTTTGA
- a CDS encoding molybdopterin-dependent oxidoreductase, producing MKFDTKEFSRRTFIKGSLAAGAALGLGTALDLSGSPFQAAKAKGESKIVHSACPRNCYDTCSILSTVEDGVLKRVEGDKANTYTRGRLCAKGFSYTRSVYSPDRIKYPMKQAKRGSGKWERISWDEAYDIIAKKILAIKKEYGNTLPICLDKYSGNFNLLNYCVEGMMSSIGHTTRATGTPCWPAGIDAQTFDFGTIWNNDPEDMVNSKYLIIWGANPSWCSVHSMHLVMEAKKRGCKIVVIDPILTQTASKADWFIQIKPSTDGALALGIAKYLLDNNMVDYGWLAANAKGYEEFFKYVREKITLDWAAEKTGVKKEIIEQLAREYGTAKPASIWIGYGMQRHTNGGQNVRSIDALAAMTGNIGKSGGGAQYAQLQTWGVKYNVMGMKAPAGTTTTKDRIININNSAQEILDANDPPIKMLWIACRSPLTQAAEPQKIKEAYDKLDLVVTADLFMNPTVQMSDIVLPVTTPFETWGLNVSYWHYWCALNEPAIEPQYEAKSDLEIAMGLSKKLNELEPGSCTFPTEGKLEDWVAAEFTPDFLKQFGLTSWDELKKGPRKAVTGLIGWQDGKFKTPSGKYEFASETAVSEGHELLPVWTEEMKTPEKYPLRLMSPHWKLSINGQFQNLDWMMDIHSEPVVEMHPETAARYHVQNGDMVKLYNEQGAITLKAKLTKVTAPDTLVVYEMWLNDKDFNVNNTLKSLPADMGKKATGAPGIAFHDNFVALAKA from the coding sequence ATGAAGTTTGACACGAAAGAGTTTAGCCGTCGTACCTTTATCAAGGGGAGTCTGGCGGCAGGAGCGGCCTTGGGGCTGGGAACAGCTCTGGACCTTTCGGGTTCGCCCTTTCAGGCGGCCAAAGCCAAGGGGGAGAGCAAGATAGTGCATAGCGCCTGCCCGCGTAACTGTTACGATACCTGTTCCATCCTTTCCACGGTGGAAGACGGTGTATTGAAGCGCGTAGAAGGAGATAAGGCCAATACCTATACCCGCGGGCGGCTCTGCGCCAAGGGATTTTCCTATACCCGCAGCGTCTACAGTCCTGACCGCATCAAGTACCCCATGAAACAGGCGAAGCGGGGCAGCGGCAAATGGGAGCGCATCAGCTGGGATGAGGCCTATGACATCATCGCCAAGAAGATTCTGGCCATCAAGAAGGAATACGGCAATACCCTGCCTATCTGTCTCGACAAATACTCTGGCAACTTCAATCTGCTGAATTACTGTGTGGAAGGCATGATGAGCAGCATCGGCCATACCACCCGGGCTACGGGTACGCCCTGCTGGCCAGCGGGGATTGACGCCCAGACCTTTGACTTCGGCACGATTTGGAATAATGACCCGGAGGATATGGTCAACAGCAAGTATCTGATTATCTGGGGGGCAAATCCTTCCTGGTGTTCCGTTCACTCCATGCACCTTGTCATGGAGGCCAAGAAGCGGGGCTGCAAGATTGTGGTCATCGACCCCATTTTGACGCAGACGGCTTCCAAGGCGGATTGGTTTATCCAGATTAAGCCCAGCACTGACGGTGCTTTGGCTTTGGGTATCGCCAAATACCTGCTGGACAATAATATGGTGGATTACGGCTGGCTGGCCGCCAATGCCAAGGGCTATGAGGAATTTTTCAAATACGTCCGGGAAAAGATTACCTTGGATTGGGCCGCAGAAAAGACTGGCGTCAAGAAGGAAATCATCGAGCAGCTGGCTCGCGAATACGGCACGGCTAAACCGGCTAGCATCTGGATTGGCTACGGCATGCAGCGTCATACCAATGGCGGCCAGAATGTCCGCAGCATTGATGCTTTGGCGGCTATGACGGGCAATATCGGTAAGAGCGGCGGCGGTGCTCAGTATGCCCAGCTGCAGACCTGGGGTGTCAAGTACAACGTCATGGGCATGAAGGCTCCGGCGGGCACCACCACGACAAAGGACAGGATTATCAACATCAACAATTCGGCGCAGGAAATCCTCGACGCCAATGACCCGCCCATCAAGATGCTCTGGATTGCCTGCCGCAGTCCGCTGACCCAGGCGGCAGAACCCCAGAAAATCAAAGAGGCTTATGACAAGCTCGATTTGGTGGTGACGGCAGACCTCTTTATGAATCCCACCGTGCAGATGAGCGATATCGTCCTGCCGGTAACCACGCCCTTTGAAACTTGGGGGCTTAATGTGTCCTACTGGCATTACTGGTGTGCCCTCAATGAACCGGCCATCGAACCCCAGTATGAAGCCAAGAGCGACTTGGAAATTGCCATGGGGCTGTCCAAGAAGCTCAATGAACTGGAGCCGGGCAGCTGCACATTCCCAACAGAAGGCAAACTAGAAGATTGGGTAGCCGCAGAATTTACCCCGGACTTTTTGAAGCAGTTCGGCCTTACAAGCTGGGATGAACTCAAAAAAGGGCCCCGCAAGGCGGTTACGGGACTAATTGGCTGGCAGGATGGCAAGTTCAAGACACCTTCGGGCAAATACGAATTTGCTTCGGAGACGGCGGTCAGCGAAGGCCATGAACTGCTGCCGGTCTGGACGGAAGAGATGAAGACGCCGGAGAAATATCCGCTGCGCCTCATGTCACCGCATTGGAAGCTCAGCATCAACGGCCAGTTCCAGAATCTGGACTGGATGATGGATATTCACAGCGAGCCAGTGGTGGAGATGCACCCGGAAACGGCAGCGCGCTATCATGTGCAGAACGGCGATATGGTGAAACTCTACAATGAGCAGGGCGCGATTACCCTCAAGGCAAAACTCACGAAGGTTACGGCCCCTGATACGCTGGTGGTTTATGAAATGTGGCTCAATGACAAGGATTTCAACGTCAACAATACATTAAAATCCCTGCCAGCCGATATGGGTAAAAAAGCTACAGGAGCACCGGGCATTGCCTTCCATGATAATTTTGTAGCGCTGGCGAAAGCCTGA
- a CDS encoding 4Fe-4S dicluster domain-containing protein, translating into MGKRYAFLVDTSLCIGCNACENACKNYYQQEASVHWRKVYYMQEKDLPQPLRVGVSLACNHCDDPACLKACPAGAYSKDQHGLVRHDNDRCIGCKLCTMACPYNVPCYDKNLGKVTKCEMCADRLAKGEEPVCVASCPMGAIRVIDLNDPENAQYADTLPGLPPVNMTKPATRFVLPLEQKQDWRAE; encoded by the coding sequence ATGGGAAAAAGATATGCCTTTTTGGTGGACACCAGCCTCTGCATTGGCTGCAATGCCTGTGAAAATGCCTGCAAGAACTACTATCAGCAGGAGGCTTCCGTCCACTGGCGCAAGGTTTACTATATGCAGGAAAAGGATTTGCCCCAGCCGCTGCGGGTGGGCGTGTCCCTGGCCTGCAATCACTGTGATGACCCGGCCTGTCTGAAAGCCTGCCCTGCCGGCGCTTACAGTAAAGACCAGCATGGTCTGGTGCGTCACGATAATGACCGCTGCATTGGCTGCAAGCTCTGCACCATGGCCTGCCCCTATAACGTGCCTTGCTATGACAAGAATCTGGGCAAGGTGACGAAATGCGAAATGTGTGCTGATAGGCTGGCTAAAGGAGAAGAACCGGTCTGCGTAGCCAGCTGTCCCATGGGGGCCATTCGGGTGATTGACTTAAACGACCCCGAAAATGCCCAGTATGCAGATACTCTGCCGGGCCTGCCGCCTGTGAATATGACAAAACCTGCCACGCGGTTTGTACTGCCGTTGGAACAGAAACAGGATTGGAGGGCTGAATGA
- a CDS encoding dimethyl sulfoxide reductase anchor subunit family protein: protein MMMDFSELPLVIFTTLSQMAVGAYVTMYLLGRSNHIGEKTISLTSKIVVVLMALAMAGASTHLGDPLGGPWALLGLAHSWLSREIFLMGAFLGLAFLYALPQLQKVRRCLGFCGSVAGILGIIATAMVYTLPARPAWNTAYPMMFFFLTALAAGPLLTAFIAVKAEGHVCKPALQMAELLLLLELLVTVFYPITQGANLNMPLGWLAVRCAVGQLIPAVMLHRQAAAAGEHNLLLPLLLVIAGELLGHQLFYASVLPYPLFPQ, encoded by the coding sequence ATGATGATGGACTTTAGCGAACTGCCCTTGGTGATTTTCACCACCTTATCCCAGATGGCTGTAGGTGCTTATGTGACCATGTACCTTTTGGGGCGCAGCAACCATATTGGGGAAAAGACGATTTCCTTGACCTCTAAAATCGTAGTGGTGCTGATGGCACTGGCCATGGCAGGTGCCTCTACCCATTTAGGCGACCCGTTGGGCGGCCCGTGGGCCCTGCTGGGACTAGCGCATTCGTGGCTGAGCCGGGAGATTTTCCTGATGGGGGCCTTCTTGGGGCTGGCGTTCCTCTATGCGCTGCCCCAGTTGCAGAAAGTGCGGCGCTGTCTGGGATTCTGCGGTTCCGTGGCTGGCATTCTGGGCATTATTGCCACAGCGATGGTCTATACCCTGCCGGCAAGACCTGCCTGGAATACGGCTTATCCCATGATGTTCTTCTTCCTGACGGCTTTGGCCGCAGGCCCGCTGTTGACGGCATTCATTGCGGTTAAAGCAGAAGGGCATGTCTGCAAGCCTGCACTGCAAATGGCAGAGCTGTTATTACTGCTGGAACTCTTGGTCACGGTATTTTATCCCATTACCCAGGGGGCGAATCTCAATATGCCCCTGGGCTGGCTGGCAGTACGCTGCGCCGTGGGGCAGCTCATTCCGGCTGTTATGCTTCACCGTCAGGCTGCGGCGGCTGGAGAACATAATCTGCTTTTGCCGCTCCTGCTGGTTATAGCCGGTGAACTCTTAGGTCATCAGCTGTTTTATGCCAGTGTTCTGCCCTATCCGTTATTTCCCCAGTAA
- a CDS encoding GGDEF domain-containing protein, with protein sequence MAIPYAVVPSHFNPAVYEALDAANDVIFFQWDLTDDTFQLRESDTAHRYDLPDHFPRASTRLALEGIVHPDDASILEYYLHRLYHSRPASRRHNHLTARLRLRSTKKPLWLWSEVHLVTYYQGQRPAMAFGNIRNIQAEKLWQERVCRRANTDDLTGLLSKGAVKTQIRAALRRMCPKKDTATLLIVDADDFKAINDTFGHLFGDKVLHEVGQAIRRNFRQSDIKGRIGGDEFIILLPGMGCTDILARHCHGLCRRLTRVFHADGKHQSFSISIGAAQYPAHGQSYKELFAHADQALYKAKGQGKGQYVLYQPDMSEQAVDDKKPMTEPIVLNPSMPQDQEQNVALLEARIEQLQDTINGMRQMMLALLQVKR encoded by the coding sequence ATGGCTATACCGTATGCGGTCGTTCCCAGCCATTTCAATCCCGCCGTATACGAAGCTTTAGACGCTGCAAACGATGTTATCTTCTTTCAATGGGATTTGACCGACGACACATTTCAACTCCGGGAGTCAGACACAGCTCACCGCTATGACCTGCCTGACCATTTTCCCCGGGCCTCTACGCGGTTAGCGCTGGAAGGTATTGTTCACCCGGACGATGCCAGCATATTAGAATACTATCTGCACCGCCTCTATCATTCACGACCTGCCAGCCGCAGGCACAACCATCTGACAGCCCGCTTGCGCCTGCGCAGCACCAAAAAGCCGCTTTGGCTTTGGTCGGAAGTCCATCTGGTTACCTATTACCAGGGACAGCGTCCTGCCATGGCCTTTGGCAACATCCGCAACATTCAGGCAGAAAAACTTTGGCAGGAGCGCGTCTGCCGCCGTGCCAACACAGACGATTTGACGGGACTTTTGAGCAAAGGCGCCGTCAAAACGCAAATCCGGGCTGCTCTGCGGCGCATGTGTCCCAAGAAGGACACAGCAACGCTGCTGATTGTTGATGCCGATGATTTCAAAGCGATAAATGACACCTTCGGGCATCTATTTGGGGATAAAGTGCTTCACGAAGTGGGTCAGGCCATTCGCCGCAACTTCCGTCAAAGTGACATCAAGGGACGTATCGGCGGCGATGAATTCATTATCCTTCTGCCAGGTATGGGATGCACCGATATTCTCGCCCGCCATTGTCACGGCCTCTGCCGTCGGCTCACACGGGTCTTTCATGCCGATGGCAAGCATCAGTCCTTTTCCATCAGCATTGGTGCGGCCCAATATCCGGCGCACGGACAAAGTTACAAGGAACTCTTTGCCCACGCCGACCAGGCTCTCTATAAAGCCAAGGGACAGGGCAAGGGCCAGTATGTCCTCTATCAGCCTGACATGTCAGAACAGGCTGTTGATGACAAGAAACCTATGACGGAACCCATTGTCTTGAATCCTTCCATGCCGCAGGACCAGGAACAAAACGTCGCTTTGCTGGAAGCACGTATCGAACAGCTGCAGGATACCATCAACGGTATGCGCCAGATGATGCTGGCTCTGCTGCAGGTTAAGCGGTGA
- a CDS encoding cell division FtsA domain-containing protein, which produces MPTTKKSTDDIKTAAKPAAPKKTASRAPKKAKAVEPPVEELSPEVVEAINVIKTPPPKAVKQHERIFALDIGTRSVIGIVAEEGDDENLHVIATDRLEHKTRAMLDGQIHDVPQVAAIVEKVKNSLIEKTGPIKTAAVAAAGRALYTMTAEAEMEVNGLITAEQQRNLDFAGVQAAQAALAESHTVDDPSRYYCVGYSTIRYVLDDIQLKMLIGQRGKKAKAVVIATFLPRQVIDSMQSALHATNLEMRALTLEPIAAINVLIPPTMRHLNLVLVDIGAGTSDVAITKNGSVIAYGMVPLAGDEVTEAISQRFLLDFNIAERIKRQASSGEDVKFTDILGTEYTLTAKEILEPVLPNIENLANAIAKQIFELNGDTPQAVMLVGGGSQTPGLAKFVADALGMPENRVAVRKPDMVDGIVDIPEELHYPDAVTPLGILKIASLNTLHFLSVYVNDEEYSLFNFRELTVSDALLNAGINLRKYNGHPGLGLMVNIGTEKKFFPGTLGTFAKIMLGEEEASLDTVIRDGARITVIPGENGTTPTVRLGDLVTAGQEYTIYINGREKHIRQRVTVNGKEAEADQLLADGDVIESREFKSLGEALLAAGYPPTGRKIHYKLNGKDTLYSCTPEILLNDAPASISMPIHEGDHVEYMADEDPKLGEILNIKNTDTSVMIYYEDKEFAIPSANVELMVNGRTASPGTIIDDGCEVTYHTSERLTTTVSDALLAVNFQPPAATSRVNFTILVNGQPVDFTDPVKNGDTLEVKLTSRDVPITPSLSATPLSASSAMPAAEAPAAAPAAPAGSLPNIPGLSAVNAAGATPMHHAEPSKHIPGLAEAIGQSTGTPPAEKPIRKSIADFIRRD; this is translated from the coding sequence ATGCCGACCACAAAGAAAAGTACTGACGATATAAAAACAGCCGCCAAACCGGCGGCACCGAAAAAGACAGCTTCCCGCGCGCCTAAGAAGGCCAAAGCGGTTGAACCTCCCGTCGAGGAACTGAGCCCCGAAGTGGTAGAGGCCATCAATGTCATCAAGACGCCGCCCCCCAAAGCGGTGAAACAGCATGAACGCATCTTTGCGCTGGACATCGGCACCCGTAGCGTTATCGGCATCGTAGCCGAGGAAGGCGACGATGAAAACCTCCATGTTATTGCGACCGACCGCTTGGAACATAAGACCCGGGCCATGCTGGACGGCCAGATTCACGATGTGCCCCAGGTGGCCGCCATCGTGGAAAAGGTCAAAAATTCCCTGATTGAAAAGACAGGCCCGATAAAGACCGCGGCCGTAGCTGCCGCCGGACGCGCCCTCTACACCATGACCGCCGAGGCGGAGATGGAAGTAAACGGCCTGATTACCGCCGAACAACAGCGCAACCTCGACTTTGCCGGCGTGCAGGCCGCACAGGCCGCTTTGGCGGAAAGTCACACGGTGGATGACCCCAGCCGCTATTACTGCGTGGGTTACAGCACCATCCGCTATGTTTTGGACGATATCCAGCTCAAGATGCTGATTGGCCAGCGAGGCAAAAAGGCCAAGGCCGTCGTCATTGCCACCTTCCTGCCGCGGCAGGTCATCGACTCCATGCAGAGCGCCCTCCATGCGACCAATTTGGAAATGCGCGCCCTGACCTTGGAGCCAATTGCCGCCATCAATGTGCTGATTCCGCCCACCATGCGCCATCTGAATTTGGTGCTCGTGGATATCGGCGCCGGCACCTCCGACGTGGCCATCACCAAGAATGGCTCCGTCATTGCCTACGGCATGGTGCCACTGGCCGGCGATGAAGTGACGGAAGCCATCAGCCAGCGCTTCCTGCTGGACTTCAATATTGCCGAGCGCATCAAACGGCAGGCCTCCAGCGGCGAAGATGTGAAATTCACCGATATTCTGGGCACGGAATACACCTTGACCGCCAAGGAAATTCTGGAACCTGTGTTGCCCAATATCGAAAATCTGGCCAACGCCATTGCCAAGCAGATTTTCGAACTCAATGGGGACACGCCGCAGGCCGTTATGCTGGTAGGCGGCGGCTCCCAGACGCCGGGCCTGGCAAAGTTCGTGGCCGATGCTCTGGGCATGCCGGAAAACCGCGTCGCCGTGCGCAAGCCTGACATGGTGGATGGCATTGTGGACATTCCCGAAGAACTTCACTATCCCGATGCCGTAACTCCTCTGGGCATTCTCAAAATCGCCTCCCTCAACACCCTGCACTTCCTCTCCGTCTATGTCAACGATGAGGAATACAGCCTGTTCAACTTCCGGGAGCTCACCGTATCCGATGCCCTCTTAAATGCCGGCATCAATCTGCGCAAGTATAACGGCCATCCCGGTCTGGGCCTGATGGTCAATATCGGCACCGAGAAAAAATTCTTCCCGGGTACGCTGGGCACCTTTGCCAAAATCATGCTGGGTGAGGAAGAAGCCAGCTTAGATACCGTCATCCGTGACGGCGCCCGCATCACGGTCATCCCCGGCGAAAACGGCACTACGCCCACGGTCCGCCTGGGCGATTTGGTCACGGCTGGACAGGAATACACCATCTATATCAACGGCCGCGAAAAACACATCCGCCAACGGGTCACGGTCAACGGCAAAGAAGCCGAAGCTGACCAACTGCTGGCAGACGGTGATGTAATCGAAAGCCGGGAATTCAAAAGCCTTGGCGAAGCCCTGCTGGCTGCAGGCTATCCCCCCACGGGGCGCAAGATTCACTATAAGCTCAACGGCAAGGATACCCTCTACAGCTGCACGCCGGAAATTCTGCTGAACGATGCCCCGGCCAGCATTTCCATGCCCATCCATGAGGGCGACCATGTGGAATACATGGCCGACGAAGACCCGAAGCTCGGCGAGATTTTGAACATCAAGAACACCGATACCAGCGTGATGATTTATTACGAAGATAAGGAATTTGCCATTCCCTCTGCCAATGTGGAGCTGATGGTCAATGGCCGCACTGCCAGCCCCGGCACCATCATTGATGATGGCTGTGAAGTCACCTACCATACCAGCGAGCGCCTGACCACAACCGTCAGCGATGCCCTGCTCGCGGTAAACTTCCAGCCCCCCGCTGCCACCAGCCGGGTGAACTTCACCATTCTCGTCAACGGCCAGCCCGTAGACTTCACCGACCCGGTGAAAAACGGAGACACGCTGGAAGTAAAACTCACCAGCCGGGATGTGCCCATCACGCCATCCCTGTCCGCTACGCCTCTGAGCGCAAGTTCTGCCATGCCCGCCGCAGAGGCGCCCGCAGCTGCACCAGCTGCTCCCGCGGGCTCCCTGCCGAACATCCCCGGCCTCTCTGCCGTCAACGCAGCCGGTGCTACGCCTATGCACCACGCCGAGCCCAGCAAACACATTCCGGGACTTGCCGAAGCCATCGGACAAAGTACAGGAACACCCCCAGCAGAAAAACCCATCCGCAAATCCATTGCCGACTTTATTCGGCGGGACTAA
- a CDS encoding DAK2 domain-containing protein, protein MTGNREVITGSDFKRMVSGAYSEFLLEYEEINRMKGAGSMPGTHVLRTMGAAIMPLKDTKDDSIGGLSRRVAAGAQFGARGSAGVVLAQMFRGLGKGLLGKHNATSTEFGKAFQYGILYAQRVIPEQPERPIITLAKEVAKGAYHAVRANKPISEILETAIAAGEKALAKVGEEDAGARIMFSFLQGCLKGLDGNFVSPAVSLSLGLEAQQAGLPDPRNDVMRPYCVRFSVKNVQVDMEELEAHLKEFSTFALVERAATGVDVHLHTDHPGKVIEQAIGWGPLKGIHVTNMSEPHTLAAHDAIMKVALLAVAENKVQAKELQEQGVQIIATGSEMESPSVAELVNAAHSDLAYAYVMVAWNRDFWQAFRQVKRLLGERIELVLCETKQQQAAAIHAFDPNLTAVENAIVMREAAEEAK, encoded by the coding sequence ATGACAGGAAATAGAGAAGTAATTACCGGCAGTGATTTCAAGCGCATGGTTTCTGGTGCTTACAGTGAGTTCTTGCTGGAGTATGAAGAAATCAATCGCATGAAAGGGGCAGGCAGCATGCCCGGCACCCATGTGCTCAGAACGATGGGCGCAGCCATTATGCCGTTAAAAGACACGAAGGATGATAGCATTGGCGGCCTTAGCCGCCGAGTCGCCGCCGGAGCACAGTTCGGTGCCCGGGGCAGTGCCGGTGTGGTGCTGGCGCAGATGTTCAGAGGTCTGGGCAAGGGCCTTTTGGGCAAGCATAATGCCACGAGTACAGAGTTTGGCAAGGCCTTCCAGTACGGCATCCTTTATGCCCAGCGGGTTATCCCTGAGCAGCCGGAGCGGCCCATCATCACGCTGGCGAAGGAAGTGGCCAAGGGTGCCTATCATGCAGTGCGCGCCAACAAACCCATTTCGGAGATTTTGGAGACGGCCATCGCTGCAGGCGAAAAGGCTTTGGCTAAAGTAGGCGAGGAAGATGCCGGTGCTCGGATTATGTTCTCCTTCCTGCAGGGATGCCTCAAAGGTCTGGATGGCAATTTCGTCTCGCCGGCAGTAAGCCTGTCCTTGGGCCTTGAAGCGCAGCAGGCCGGATTGCCTGACCCCCGCAATGATGTAATGCGTCCCTACTGCGTGCGGTTCTCAGTGAAGAATGTTCAGGTGGACATGGAGGAACTGGAAGCGCACCTGAAGGAATTTTCCACCTTTGCCTTGGTGGAGCGGGCGGCAACCGGTGTGGATGTGCATCTTCATACGGACCATCCCGGCAAGGTCATTGAGCAGGCCATTGGCTGGGGGCCGCTGAAGGGCATTCACGTTACCAATATGAGTGAACCCCATACGCTGGCTGCCCATGATGCCATCATGAAGGTGGCGCTGCTGGCGGTAGCGGAAAACAAGGTGCAGGCCAAGGAACTGCAGGAGCAGGGCGTGCAGATTATCGCTACAGGCAGCGAGATGGAAAGCCCCTCGGTAGCTGAACTGGTCAACGCCGCGCATAGCGATTTGGCGTATGCCTATGTGATGGTGGCCTGGAACCGCGATTTCTGGCAGGCATTCCGACAGGTGAAGCGGCTGCTGGGTGAACGCATTGAACTGGTGCTCTGCGAGACGAAACAGCAGCAGGCGGCAGCTATCCATGCGTTTGACCCGAACCTCACGGCGGTGGAAAATGCCATTGTCATGCGGGAAGCGGCGGAAGAAGCAAAATAA
- a CDS encoding glycosyltransferase family 9 protein, with amino-acid sequence MKNKIGEKILILRLSAIGDVLHATPVARELKKLQPDCHITWLVSPPADKLLAENPYIDELLIWDRRPLDKAFASFNLPAACRELKKARALLKARQFDLVLDIQGLFLTGILALLSGAKRRIGIHERHEGNPFFMSDMAPNIESPHKVHRYLSVLMPLGFDMSNFTPGLTLNLPQNLKEFAGNFWQQHGIDMNRPILMVTLRTTWPDKNWAPENFGQALKDLPPQVQIVFCGAPNDKAYIQKAQALLQRPSLSIAGQTSLTELAALLQSADLLLACDTGPLHIADAVGCQTLSLWGPTQPDVYGPLTAGHEFVITPHACRRCLKTKCQHQTNACMQAITPEMVAERLKAIFSATNA; translated from the coding sequence ATGAAAAATAAAATAGGGGAAAAAATCCTTATCCTGCGGCTCTCTGCCATCGGTGATGTGCTCCACGCCACCCCCGTGGCCAGAGAGCTCAAGAAACTGCAGCCGGATTGCCATATCACCTGGCTGGTCAGCCCGCCTGCCGATAAACTGCTGGCGGAAAATCCCTATATTGATGAGCTCCTTATCTGGGACAGACGGCCCTTGGACAAGGCTTTTGCCAGCTTCAACCTGCCCGCCGCCTGCCGGGAACTAAAAAAAGCCCGGGCACTCTTAAAGGCCCGGCAATTTGATTTGGTTTTGGATATTCAGGGCTTGTTCCTGACAGGCATTCTGGCCCTGCTGTCCGGTGCAAAACGGCGCATCGGCATTCACGAGCGCCACGAGGGCAACCCCTTCTTCATGAGCGATATGGCACCCAATATCGAAAGTCCGCATAAGGTACATCGCTATCTAAGTGTCCTGATGCCTCTGGGATTTGACATGTCAAATTTCACCCCCGGACTGACGCTTAACCTGCCCCAAAACCTCAAGGAGTTTGCAGGAAACTTCTGGCAGCAGCATGGCATTGACATGAACCGCCCCATTCTCATGGTCACCCTTCGCACCACCTGGCCGGACAAGAACTGGGCACCGGAAAACTTCGGACAAGCGCTGAAAGACCTGCCTCCACAGGTGCAGATTGTCTTTTGCGGCGCACCCAATGACAAAGCGTATATCCAAAAAGCTCAGGCCCTGCTGCAGCGCCCAAGCCTCTCCATCGCCGGACAAACCAGCCTTACGGAGCTTGCAGCCCTTCTGCAGTCTGCCGACCTGTTGCTCGCCTGCGACACCGGCCCCTTGCACATCGCCGATGCCGTAGGTTGCCAGACCCTCTCCCTCTGGGGCCCCACCCAGCCCGACGTCTACGGCCCGCTGACCGCAGGACACGAATTCGTAATCACGCCCCATGCATGCCGGCGCTGCCTCAAAACAAAATGCCAGCACCAGACCAACGCCTGCATGCAAGCCATCACACCAGAGATGGTAGCCGAAAGACTAAAGGCAATTTTTTCCGCAACAAACGCATAA